Below is a genomic region from Streptococcus salivarius.
AAACAGCACGGAGTGGTTGTTGTTGAGCAATGTATCGGATGACTTCTTCCGATATATCATCTTCAAAGGAGGCTATAAGGGAGGCCTGATCTACATCGTAGATTTCTGCTCCTGCTACTTTTTTCAAATCAATCGCCAAAGACAACTCCATCCCCCATGTCAACATAACTTGGAAGAGCAAATCAAGTCCAGAACGTCCTTCCTTGATATTGGATACACTATCAAAAAGTTCCCCTTGGATGAATTGATCTGGTCGAGCTGAAACATCCTTGAAATTTGAAGAGTCTAGTTTGTAAGCTTTAAAACCAAAGTCTTGCTTGCCAACCAACTCTGGGTGTTCTTCCTGAATCTTAGCAGCAGCACGACGAATCCGCTCACGTGAAATTTGGTCAATAGTTTCATATCCTGCTTCTTTAGCAGCAGACTTGTCAGCTACTTCCTCATCTAAAGTACACAAGATAAACTTACGATTGCCTCCATCTTCCGCATTCAGTTGCATGACTGCATCAGCTGTCGTAGCAGAACCACCGAAGAAGTCTAGTATAACTCCTTCTCCAATCCCAGACAATTTAATCAATTGTTGAATTACCTCAGCACTCTTAGGACTATCGAAAGGTATATCTAATCCAGTTGGTTTCGAGATCAATAAATCAGACCAATTGCTTGTTCTTAGTATTCCACTCGATGGTGCTACCCAATGTTCTACACCTTTATTTTTACCATTTCCATTTAGGTTTCTTCGTAAAAATTTTTTGTTTTCACCTGTTAATTTCCAGTATTCTTCTAACGTCATTTTTGAAGAATACTCTTGTTCAAATGTTCTATAATTTTCAATCGCCTCCCTTGCGGACTCTTCTTTCCATTTCCATTGTCCTTCTTTAGGAGTATATCCAAGGATATCATATCTCATTGTTGGTCTATCAGCATTATTCCAAAAACCTTTCCAATATCCTTTATTAGAGCGATCGTCTGTTGCTTTTCTAAACACTGGAGATAATTTTGCTGCTTCTGTTTTTGAATATATATAAATATATTCCAAACCGATATTTAAAGACTGTAAACCGTCTTCCATAAATTGACGATTAAGATTTTTATCATATCGTCTAACCGAAAGAATATTTCTAAAATTCTCTTCCCCAAATATCTCATCACACATGACCTTTAGGTTCGCTTGTTCGTTATCATCAATAGAAATAAAGATGATACCCGAATCCTTGAGAAGATTACGTGCTAGACGGAGGCGTGGATACATCATATTGAGCCAGTCTGAGTGATAACGAGCCGAACTCTTTTCATTTTTAGTAAGACCAACGACTTGGCGTCCTTCTTCATCCAAGAGGTCCATTTCTTCTTTCAACTCTTGGTCCGTTTTTTGGAACTTATCAGAGTATACAAAATCTTTCCCTGTATTATAGGGTGGATCGATATAGATCATATCAATTTTTCCAAGATAGGACTCTTGCAAAATTTTCAAAACTTCTAAGTTATCCCCAGTGATAAAGATATTTTCACTCTTATCAAAGTCAACACTCTCATCAAGGTCTGGTCGCAAGGTTTTAGTCGTTGGTCGCCCAGCTTCTGCGATGGCTTCGCGCTTTCCAACCCAGGTAAACTCATAGGATTCTCGACCATCCACGATTTCCTCTGATAAAAACTGTTTTAGTTTCTCAAAGTCAATTGCAGGGCGAAGTCTTCCATGTTCATCTCTTTTTTCTGTCAAGACTTCTGGAAAGAGTTGCCCAATTTTGGAAATATTATCTGTGAAGACATCTTTTGATCCTACTTTTAAAAGATCGAGGCCAGTATGTTCCCCTTTGTATTGTTCTGTAGTCATATCTACCCTTTCTTATAATGGTTTCTGTGTACTTGTCTATAGTAT
It encodes:
- a CDS encoding site-specific DNA-methyltransferase; its protein translation is MDGRESYEFTWVGKREAIAEAGRPTTKTLRPDLDESVDFDKSENIFITGDNLEVLKILQESYLGKIDMIYIDPPYNTGKDFVYSDKFQKTDQELKEEMDLLDEEGRQVVGLTKNEKSSARYHSDWLNMMYPRLRLARNLLKDSGIIFISIDDNEQANLKVMCDEIFGEENFRNILSVRRYDKNLNRQFMEDGLQSLNIGLEYIYIYSKTEAAKLSPVFRKATDDRSNKGYWKGFWNNADRPTMRYDILGYTPKEGQWKWKEESAREAIENYRTFEQEYSSKMTLEEYWKLTGENKKFLRRNLNGNGKNKGVEHWVAPSSGILRTSNWSDLLISKPTGLDIPFDSPKSAEVIQQLIKLSGIGEGVILDFFGGSATTADAVMQLNAEDGGNRKFILCTLDEEVADKSAAKEAGYETIDQISRERIRRAAAKIQEEHPELVGKQDFGFKAYKLDSSNFKDVSARPDQFIQGELFDSVSNIKEGRSGLDLLFQVMLTWGMELSLAIDLKKVAGAEIYDVDQASLIASFEDDISEEVIRYIAQQQPLRAVFRDSSFANSADKINVSEIFKELSPNTKVKVV